Proteins from one Sphaeramia orbicularis chromosome 17, fSphaOr1.1, whole genome shotgun sequence genomic window:
- the LOC115437708 gene encoding zinc finger BED domain-containing protein 1-like, whose product MCKVCRSKVKMKSSSTTNLFQHLRQRHPKEWEECSQLRECSVASTSHGKHAAKKQQTLAASFSCAVPYDKSGAQWKQMTEAVAVYLGMDMVPIYTVEKPGFLHMLKVWDPKYHPPSHKYFAEVAIPKLYNETRQALCEKLDTVLFFSTTTDLWSSRSLQPYLSLTVHYIDGNWSLNSCSLQTTYFSEDHTGELIAQGLKDSLAHWKLDEEKMVCMTTDSGTNMIKALKLNQWTHLSCFGHRLHNAIGNACKDAHIECAVGVCKKVISAFSFSWKKRRDLTVVQAELGLPEHQLISESPTRWGSRQQMIERVLEQEKAIGQILGADKKTRHLVPTWQDIDILESVNKAIKPLHDFTDALSGETYVSVSFIKPTLHLFNNSLLKSEEDDTELTRQIKSDVLKYLNQKYSDSATQDLIDLASLLDPRFRTTYIEPDKIEKLRERAIAELCSMHYRGIQDTHAADKDTSETESQVVELPAKMKKSLSSFFKKSPVEAETKTFDAKVKGEMSAYLLAPETDADSNPLKWWKLHETHFPRLSKLAKKYLSIPATSAPSERVFSTGGNIVTCTRACLKPKSVDKLVFLARNLRV is encoded by the exons ATGTGCAAGGTTTGCAGAAGTAAGGTGAAAATGAAGAGTAGCAGCACAACTAACCTCTTTCAGCACCTCCGGCAGAGACACCCTAAAGAATGGGAAGAGTGCTCGCAGCTGCGGGAGTGCAGCGTGGCTAGCACTAGCCATGGCAAACACGCCGCAAAGAAACAACAAactttagccgcatcattttcttGTGCCGTGCCATATGATAAGTCAGGGGCACAATGGAAACAGATGACTGAAGCTGTTGCTGTTTATTTAGGGATGGATATGGTGCCTATTTACACCGTGGAGAAGCCTGGCTTTCTCCACATGCTAAAAGTCTGGGATCCAAAATACCACCCACCTAGTCATAAATACTTTGCGGAGGTTGCAATACCAAAACTGTACAACGAAACACGACAAGCGCTTTGTGAAAAGCTGGACacggttttgtttttttctactactACAGACCTCTGGTCCAGTCGATCTCTTCAACCGTACTTGAGTTTAACAGTGCATTACATCGATGGGAACTGGAGTCTAAACAGTTGCAGTTTACAAACCACCTACTTTTCTGAAGATCACACCGGAGAGCTCATTGCACAGGGACTCAAAGACTCCTTGGCACATTGGAAGTTAGATGAGGAGAAAATGGTGTGTATGACTACTGACAGTGGCACAAATATGATAAAGGCCCTGAAGCTAAACCAGTGGACCCACCTCAGCTGCTTTGGACACAGGCTCCACAACGCTATAG GAAATGCTTGTAAGGATGCTCACATTGAATGTGCAGTAGGGGTCTGCAAGAAAGTCATCAGTGCATTCTCCTTCAGTTGGAAGAAGCGGAGAGACTTGACAGTGGTGCAAGCAGAACTTGGCCTCCCTGAACATCAGCTCATCTCAGAATCACCTACAAGATGGGGGTCACGTCAGCAGATGATCGAGCGTGTACTGGAGCAGGAGAAGGCAATTGGGCAAATCTTGGGTGCAGATAAGAAAACAAGGCACTTAGTGCCTACCTGGCAGGACATTGACATTTTAGAGTCAGTAAATAAAGCCATTAAGCCATTACATGACTTTACTGACGCATTGTCTGGTGAGACATATGTGAGCGTCTCTTTCATAAAACCAACCCTTCATCTGTTTAACAACAGTTTGCTGAAGTCAGAAGAAGACGATACTGAGCTAACAAGACAAATCAAAAGTGATGTGCTGAAATATCTTAACCAAAAATATAGCGATTCAGCCACACAAGACCTCATTGACCTTGCCTCACTACTAGATCCCAGGTTCCGCACAACTTACATTGAGCCCGACAAGATTGAAAAACTAAGAGAGAGAGCCATTGCAGAACTCTGTTCCATGCATTACAGAGGCATACAAGATACTCATGCTGCAGATAAGGACACATCGGAGACTGAGAGTCAGGTTGTTGAACTCCCAGCAAAGATGAAGAAATCCCTCAGCAGCTTCTTTAAGAAAAGTCCAGTTGAGGCTGAAACAAAGACATTTGACGCTAAAGTCAAGGGTGAAATGTCAGCATACTTGCTGGCACCTGAAACTGATGCAGATTCAAACCCACTTAAATGGTGGAAACTGCATGAAACACACTTTCCAAGACTTAGTAAATTGGCAAAAAAGTACCTCTCAATACCTGCAACAAGTGCCCCGTCAGAAAGGGTATTTAGTACAGGGGGAAACATTGTAACATGCACCAGAGCTTGTCTTAAGCCAAAGTCAGTGGACAAGCTTGTTTTTCTTGCAAGAAATCTAAGAGTTTAA